A region of Nostoc sp. 'Peltigera membranacea cyanobiont' N6 DNA encodes the following proteins:
- a CDS encoding SDR family NAD(P)-dependent oxidoreductase: protein MNTTHQGRSKKTALITGAAGGIGYELACIFAAHDYNLVLVDRNGPKLVEIAGKFQEKFGIFVKTIVKDLSISMAPEEIFTELQKADINVDVLVNNAGFGIHGLFYETDLATELEMLQVNLVCLTHLTKLFVKGMVKQGDGKILNVASAAAFQPGPLMAVYFATKAYILSFSEAIANELEGTGVTVTVLCPGSTESGFHERTGMADSKLLKGKKMMDAKTVAEVGFHALMKGKTIVIPGFMNKLLAKSVRFVPRNLVTKIVRNMQEDK, encoded by the coding sequence ATGAACACAACACATCAAGGTCGGAGCAAAAAAACTGCTCTTATTACTGGGGCAGCTGGTGGAATTGGGTACGAATTAGCATGTATTTTTGCTGCTCATGATTACAATCTGGTCTTAGTAGACAGAAACGGGCCAAAGCTAGTAGAAATTGCGGGTAAATTCCAAGAAAAATTTGGAATTTTTGTCAAAACTATTGTTAAGGATTTATCTATATCAATGGCTCCTGAAGAAATTTTCACGGAGTTGCAAAAAGCCGATATTAATGTTGATGTGCTGGTAAATAATGCTGGATTTGGTATACATGGATTATTTTACGAAACAGACCTAGCTACTGAATTGGAAATGCTACAGGTAAATTTGGTGTGTCTCACCCATTTAACCAAGCTATTCGTGAAGGGGATGGTAAAGCAAGGTGATGGTAAAATATTAAACGTCGCCTCGGCTGCGGCTTTTCAACCTGGGCCTTTGATGGCAGTTTATTTTGCTACTAAAGCCTATATCTTATCTTTTTCAGAAGCGATCGCTAATGAATTAGAAGGTACTGGTGTCACTGTGACAGTTCTTTGCCCAGGTTCAACAGAATCTGGCTTTCATGAGCGAACTGGGATGGCTGACTCTAAGTTACTCAAGGGCAAGAAGATGATGGATGCAAAAACAGTAGCCGAAGTTGGTTTTCACGCCTTAATGAAGGGCAAAACCATTGTCATTCCTGGTTTTATGAATAAACTACTTGCAAAAAGCGTTAGATTTGTACCTAGAAACCTGGTGACAAAAATTGTCAGAAATATGCAGGAGGACAAATAA
- the hetI gene encoding 4'-phosphopantetheinyl transferase HetI: protein MNLWLPAPTDLTLLSDEIHVWRINLDQPEPHLQNLAATLSSDETSRAERFYFQEHRQRFIAGRGILRTILGGYLGIQPSQVQFNYQQRGKPVLADTFADSGLEFNLSHSQGLGLCAVNCTHPIGVDLEYIRPMSDLEALAKRFFLPREYDMLRSLSPNQQQEVFFRYWTCKEAYLKATGDGLSQLEQIEVSLTPTEPAKLQISEDWSLFELLPADNYVAAVAVENFGWHIKCWQY from the coding sequence ATGAATCTCTGGCTACCTGCACCGACAGATTTAACTTTGTTATCAGATGAGATTCATGTCTGGCGCATAAACCTTGACCAACCAGAACCACATCTGCAAAATTTAGCAGCAACTCTTTCCAGTGACGAAACATCTCGTGCTGAACGGTTCTATTTTCAGGAACACCGACAGCGTTTCATCGCTGGTCGTGGTATCCTGCGAACTATATTAGGTGGCTATTTGGGTATCCAGCCGTCACAAGTGCAGTTTAATTATCAACAGCGTGGCAAACCAGTATTAGCAGATACATTTGCTGACAGTGGACTGGAGTTTAACTTGTCTCATTCTCAAGGGTTGGGTTTGTGTGCGGTGAATTGTACCCACCCAATTGGTGTAGACCTAGAATATATTCGCCCGATGTCCGATCTGGAAGCTCTTGCCAAACGGTTCTTTTTACCGAGAGAATATGATATGTTGCGATCGCTATCTCCCAACCAACAGCAAGAGGTATTTTTCCGTTACTGGACTTGTAAGGAAGCTTATTTAAAAGCAACTGGAGACGGACTATCCCAGTTAGAGCAAATTGAAGTGTCGCTCACTCCCACAGAACCAGCCAAGTTACAGATATCTGAAGACTGGAGTCTTTTTGAACTACTGCCTGCTGACAATTATGTTGCTGCTGTTGCTGTAGAGAATTTTGGCTGGCATATAAAGTGTTGGCAATATTAA